Genomic DNA from Luteitalea sp.:
GAGGAAAGCGGTCGTCGTCGTCGACGACCCGCGTCGCGTGCACTGAACCGCATAGCGCCGCCGTCGGAGCGTCGAACAGGGCGCTCCAGCCGCGCGCCTCGAGCCAGTTGACGATGTCGGCGAGCACGCCAATCGCCTCTTCCAGGTGAGGCTTGGCCACGAGGCCAACACGTTGGATCTTCCTCGGGCTCGTGGTGGTACCTGTCTCAGCCATCACTTGCTGCCCTGTCATTGGACCCCGCGCGCAGGTGAACGAAGATCTCGACATTGCCCTCGGCCCCCGTGATCGGCGAAGGCACGGTGCCGCATGTCCGCAGGCCGAGATCGGCTGCCGCGCGCGTGACCTCGTCGACCACCCGCAGCCGGATCGCCGGATCCCTCACGACGCCGCCGCTCCCAACCTCTGCACGTCCCGCCTCGAATTGCGGCTTGACGAGCGCGAGGACGTTTGCGCCGAGCCGGAGCAACGGAGGCACGACTGGCAGTATGTATCGGAGCGAGATGAAGGCTACATCAATTGTGACGATATCGAAGCTGCGACGATGGTCGGGAAGCTGGCCCGGCGTCAGCGCGCGGGCGTTCACGCCTTCGACGACGAAGACGCGCGGGTCGTTGCGCAGCCGCCAGTCGAGTTGGCCATGGCCGACGTCGAGCGCGACGACCGCCGTTGCGCCGCGACGTAGCAGAACATCTGTGAAACCGCCGGTGGATGCGCCGATATCCAGGGCCTCGCGTCCCTCGACGATCAGGCCGAGCGCATCGAGTGCGTGCGCGAGCTTGATACCGCCTCGGCTCACATACGGGTGATCGGGCCCGAGCAGCTCGATCTCCACCTGCTCGTCGACCAACGCCCCCGGCTTCGGTTGCGGCAGCATTTTCACACGGACGCGCCCGGCGAGCACCATTGCCCGGGCCCGTTCTCGCGACGCCGCGAGCCCCCGGTTCACGAGGAGCGTGTCCAAGCGGAGTCTGGGCATAGACGTAGGGATCAAGGGATCAAGGGATCAAGGGATCAAGGGGTCAAGGGATCAAGGGGCCCCACTCTATTTCCGTCTTTCCCTGATCCACGTTGCCAAGGCGGGCAGGTGGCCAGCGAGGCCCTCCCGGGCGAGGGCGGCGTGCGCCTGCTCGACGCAAGAGCGGGCGAGGCGCTTCGACTCCTCGAGGCCGTAGACGGCCGGATACGTCAGCTTGCCGGCGGCGGCGTCCTTCCCAGCCGTCTTGCCCAAATCTTCCGCCGCCCCCTCGACATCCAACACATCGTCAACAATCTGGAAGCACAGGCCGAGCTGAGCGGCGTAGTCATCGATGGCGACGAGCTGCTCCTCGGCGGCACCGGCCATGAGCGCACCAGCACTGGCCGCTGCCCGGATGAGCGCGCCCGTCTTGCGCGCGTGCAGATCGCTGAGAAGTCCCGTCGCCTCGTCCGTTTGAGGCGGCCGCCCCTCGAGCTCGAGATCGAGCACCTGCCCCCCGACCATGCCGAGCGCCCCGGCGGCGGAGGCGATGAGCCCAATCGTGCGCAGCTTGCGCGTGTGGACGGCGGCGACGCCAACCGCCGGCTCGCGCGCGAGCAGCCCGAACGCTTCCGTCAGCAGGGCATCCCCCGCGAGGATGGCTAGCGCTTCCCCGTAGACCACATGTGCCGTCGGGCGACCGCGGCGCAGGGTGTCGTTGTCCATCGCCGGCAGGTCGTCGTGGATCAGCGAGTAGGTGTGGATCATCTCGAGCGCACACGCCGCCGGGAGCGCCAGCTGTCGTGCGTCATCGTAAGCGCTTGCCACAGCATCGGCAGCCGCCAAGGCGAGCACCGACCGGAACCGCTTGCCGCCGGCAAAGAGGCTATAGCGCATCGCCTCGACGACGCCTGGCGAGCTCGGCGCTCCAGACTGTGCGAGCCGCTCACGTGGGAGCCACTGATCGAGCGCCGCGTCCACCTCACGGCGCGCGCTCTCGATGAAGCCGTCGAGCGTCTCGGCCTCGCGCATCACCAGCTCACGTGCGGGACCCAGAGCGTGGACCGTCGGCATCCAGGCCCAGCGCGGGCGGTGCCTCGCGAAGCTCGCCGCGCTCGGTGAGGATCTCGATGCGTCGCTCCGCCTCCTCGAGGTGCTGGTGGCAATAACGCGATAGCTGCACGCCGCGCTCGAAGAGCTGCAGTGACCGCTCGAGCGACAGGTCGCCCTCCTCGAGCGTCTTGACAATGCCCTCGAGCTCCGCGAGCGCCGTCTCGAAGTCCTTCACTTCGTCAGTCATGGCGATCTCCAACCCGTGAGGTCTCTACATTTCCTGGTACGTACCCGTGGGGGTACGGCGTCCCTCGCGTGCTGCGCTACGCGGTTTCGTCCTCTCGATCATCGGGTTGACTCGTCTCCACGCGGCACGCCAACGCGCCGTGCTGCAACTGCACGTGAACCTCGTCGCCCGCCGTGACCGCGCGGGCATCGCGCAACAGGACGGAACGGTCCGCGCTCCAGCACAGCGCGAAGCCGCGTGCGAGCACGCTGAGCGGGCTCAGCGTGTCGAGTCTGCCAGCGGCCGTCCGGAGACGACCGTCGGCGCGCTGGCGACGAAGGTCGAGCGTGGCGCGCAGCTTCGTCTCGGCCACGTGCAGTCGGCGCCGCGCATGCGGGAGTCGCCGGCCGAGATCCTGCGCTTCGAGCCGCAAACGCAGCTCGTGGAGCGTCCCCCGCCGTTGCGAGAGATGGGCGCGCAGGACGTGGCGCAAGGCGTGCGCGGCCTCGCCGGCGCGCCGGGCCGAAGAGGCCAGGCGCGTCCGCACGCGCATGAACCCGCGCCGCGTCGCCACGTCGTACAGCGTCCGGTGACGCAGGTTGAGGCCCTGGTCCACGTGCGCGCGCATGCGCTCGACCAACCGGTCAATCCGCTGACAGAACTCGTCCTTTCGCGCAACGACGATCTCGGCGGCATTGGAGGGCGTCGCCGCACGGACGTCCGCGACGAAGTCGGCGATCGTGTAGTCCACTTGATGGCCGACAGCGGAGATGACCGGCACCGGGCAGGCGGCGATGGCGCGCGCGACAGCCTCTTCGTTGAATGCCCACAGATCC
This window encodes:
- a CDS encoding TlyA family rRNA (cytidine-2'-O)-methyltransferase, whose protein sequence is MPRLRLDTLLVNRGLAASRERARAMVLAGRVRVKMLPQPKPGALVDEQVEIELLGPDHPYVSRGGIKLAHALDALGLIVEGREALDIGASTGGFTDVLLRRGATAVVALDVGHGQLDWRLRNDPRVFVVEGVNARALTPGQLPDHRRSFDIVTIDVAFISLRYILPVVPPLLRLGANVLALVKPQFEAGRAEVGSGGVVRDPAIRLRVVDEVTRAAADLGLRTCGTVPSPITGAEGNVEIFVHLRAGSNDRAASDG
- a CDS encoding exodeoxyribonuclease VII small subunit, yielding MTDEVKDFETALAELEGIVKTLEEGDLSLERSLQLFERGVQLSRYCHQHLEEAERRIEILTERGELREAPPALGLDADGPRSGSRT
- a CDS encoding exodeoxyribonuclease VII large subunit translates to MPFEDEPREPAAPPPVQQRTRRVLTVRELTQQIRVRLEGAFRDVWVEGELSNCRLWTTGILYFTLKDDDAQVRGVMFRTAVRFLRFKPRDGMRVLVRAGVGVYEPRGEYQLIVEEMEPKGVGALQLAFEQLKKKLEAEGLFDASRKRPLPLLPRKIGIVTSLDGAALRDMLKVLRQRHAAVRVVIRPARVQGAGAAEEVTRSLRQLARHGDVDAIIVGRGGGSIEDLWAFNEEAVARAIAACPVPVISAVGHQVDYTIADFVADVRAATPSNAAEIVVARKDEFCQRIDRLVERMRAHVDQGLNLRHRTLYDVATRRGFMRVRTRLASSARRAGEAAHALRHVLRAHLSQRRGTLHELRLRLEAQDLGRRLPHARRRLHVAETKLRATLDLRRQRADGRLRTAAGRLDTLSPLSVLARGFALCWSADRSVLLRDARAVTAGDEVHVQLQHGALACRVETSQPDDREDETA